The Solanum stenotomum isolate F172 unplaced genomic scaffold, ASM1918654v1 scaffold34432, whole genome shotgun sequence genome includes a region encoding these proteins:
- the LOC125852385 gene encoding uncharacterized protein LOC125852385, with the protein MPLGLLLGLGRSFRRKRTSSLDILTTKKVPRGFYKGKNCKPTGFHTRKGGYVIVQEKLPNYVVPDLTDFKLKPYVSQCPIGTTSASTEANKTAK; encoded by the exons ATGCCGCTGGGACTGTTATTAGGTTTAGGGAGATCTTTCAGAAGAAAGCGTACTTCATCTCTTGATATTCTTACTACAAAAAAGGTTCCTCGGGGCTTCTACAAGGGAAAAAATTGCAAGCCTACTGGTTTTCACACTCGCAAAG GTGGTTATGTTATTGTGCAAGAGAAGCTGCCTAACTACGTAGTTCCAGATTTGACCGACTTCAAG CTGAAGCCATATGTATCCCAATGCCCGATAGGAACTACAAGTGCAAGTACGGAGGCAAACAAAACtgcaaaataa